Sequence from the Drosophila innubila isolate TH190305 chromosome 3L unlocalized genomic scaffold, UK_Dinn_1.0 0_D_3L, whole genome shotgun sequence genome:
CGTGGACTACATGATTTGGCCACTGTTCGAGCGTTTTAGCGTGCTCCAGTTCACGATGAAGGAGGAATACAACTCGAATCTGCAGCGTTGGGTCAAGATCAGCGCCTGGATTGATCTTATGACCAAGAACGAGGTGGTGCAATCCCACTTTGCCACACCAGAACAACATTGGGAGTATTTCCGCACCCGAAGCACCAATCCCAACTATGATATGTTGGCTTGATTTACAGTTCTCTCGAATTATGATTTAGATATTGTTTATCTGatctatatatgtaataaTGTATTTGATATACAATGCAATAAAGTATCACTTGATTTTAGATTGAATCAGCGttcaatttattatgattagACTTgttgatatcttaaaaatagaATGATGCAGCAATTCTCAAGTAGTTTAGGCCACAAATAACAAGACTCGTTTTCGAGTAATATCTTCGACagatactatatgtatattataaacaAGCCAATTAACTGAAACACATTTTGTGATACTGTTCTagcaatttgaattaaaagcagtttcaatatttctttttaggAAACTATTACTGTATTGTACCTAGACCTAGATTTTGATTCTCATTTAATTATTAGGCCGGTATTACTGTATGTCAATAAGATCTACTTTgtatgccacatgccacaagaCGGCCTTCATGGAGAGGTTAGCAAGTTCAGCCGTGTAATGTACACCAGATAACGAAGGGCAACTAAATCAGCTGCTTTATAAAATGGCTTGATGCTGCTCAGCCGGCCAACAGTTCATCTCTACACATCATGAGCAGCGGCAGACACTTGGCTAAAGGTAAGCCCTAcagttttgttttcagtttacCCACTGAACAACTAATCTCCTCTCCAGGCTCACCCACACCGGATGTGCCCGAGGATGGAATACTGCGTCTGTATTCCATGCGCTTTTGTCCCTTTGCACAGCGTGTGCATCTTGTGCTGGACGCCAAACAGATACCATATCACAGCATTTACATCAATCTCACAGAGAAACCAGACTGGCTGTTTGACAAGAATCCACAAGGAAAGGTGCCGGCTTTGGAGCTGGTGCGGGAGCCTGGTCCACCTGTGTTAACGGAATCTCTGCTCATTTGCGAGTACCTGGATGAGCAGTATCCATTGCGTCCGCTCTATCCAAGAGATCCGCTAAAGAAGGTGCAGGAGAAGCTGCTCATTGATCGTTTTGGCGCCGTTTTGGGCGCTTTCTTTAAGGCATCCGATGGCGGTGATATTGACCCATTCTGGAACGGCTTGGATGACTACGAGCGGGAACTAAGCAGACGTGAAACACCCTTTTTTGGTGGAGAACAAACGGGCATACTAGACTATATGATTTGGCCATGGTGCGAACGATTGGAGCTGCTTAAAGTGCAGCGTGGTGAGGACTATAATTTCGATGAGACGCGTTTTCCACAGCTGGTGAGTTGATAAACAATCAGAACCCTTATCTTCATATTAACAAATGCTGCCTGATCTTTCCCAGACGTTGTGGCTGGAGCGCATGAAACGTGATCTCGCCGTGATGGCATTCTTCATGGAGGCCGAGGTGCAGGCCGAGTTTCTGCGCACGCGCACCGCCGGCAAACCTAACTATAATCTTCTGGTTAAGGATGCCTGATTTAGTCCATCATTAATGGCATGAATAAAGTACTTTAGTTAATCCTGAAAGGCAACCTAGTAGTTTAGCTTGCACAGGAACTTTTCCCAAGGGACTATACTCCTTATACCTCTCGGGTTAATCAATGAAATCAATGTAGATCTTATGAAGTGGATGATAATGAACCCTCaggcaaatgaaatgaagttATGAATGAATTCTAAAAATCACGAGCAGCCTCAACAACTTTAAAGGAATATTTATTCTCCTGTATAGTTCCATCAAGGATTCCTAGATCTACAGATTAGACAAGGGTTCGAAGGCCACATCATAGTTGGGCTTTCCCTCCTGGCGGGTGAGCATGAATTTGGCATGCACTCCACTGTCTAATGCCGTTTGCCGGACAGCTTCGTCCTGCGCCACGAGATCGCGCCATTTTAATAGATTTGCAAAACGCTGCTTGTCCAGCTCGTATTTCTCGGCCAGCACATGCTTTAGTGCCGGGAAACGCTCAAACCAAGGCCAGAGCATGTAGTCCACCATGCCGATTTGTTGGCCACCAAAATAGGGTGTTCCACGCTTGCTAATCTCCTCCTCAAAGATATCCAATGCCTTCTCAAACTTTGGCAGCGCATCCTCGGGAGGATTGGTCGTAAAGAAAACCGGATAGACGGCGCTAACAGCTGGTGACAGGCGCTCAATGAGTATTTTGTCCAGAGCTTTTTGCAGGGGATCTGTAGGGAAGAGTTTGCGTTCCGGATACTGTTCGTCCAGATACTCGGCTATAACCAGGGACTCAACCAAAGCCGGTTGTCCAGTGACTGCGGTCAATTGAATTGCCGGCACCTTGCCCAGCGGACTGTAATCCGTATACCAATCGGGCTTCTCGCTCAGATCGATATACACCTTGTGATGGGGAATCTTCTTGGCCGCCAGCACCAAGGCAGCGCGTTCCGAGTATGGACAGAAGCGCATAGAGTAGAAGCGCAAGACTCCATCTTCGGGCAGCTCCGGCTTTCGCGAACCTATTGTTGGTGAcagtcaaatatatatatttatatttcgaaaGTCTCCGATGGAATCTCAATAGATATCAACAAGAATGTAACGTTTTTAAGGGCTTCTCGGTGACATTGAAGACGCCTTTCACCTCACCTTTCTTGAAGTGCTTCAGCGGAATGCTCATTCTGCCTAACTAAAAAACTTTACTcaaacaaaagtaaatttcTAGTTGGACCAAAAGCTCAACCACCAACAGTGCTGTCAACTTGTTTCAATAGTCATGTCGCAACAACCAAAAAACGGCTTGGCAGGCTTCGGACGCGGATTTAAGCCCATTTGCAAATTGTGATCAATTTCCTAAAAGGACCAACTTTGCGAGAATTCCATAAATTTAAGTATCATTTTAAGTaagacttttttattttttttaaatagaattaatatAACGAATTGGCTAACATAAATCCGTTAACTAGCTGTAATTGCCAACAGTTCAACAGGTGGTTATACCTATCGATAGCATCATAAATCGATAAAGTTGAATattcgtttaaattttaaacgtATTTCAATAGCACTTGTTTTTAACAGCTAAGTTTATGcgttttagaaaaataattactaGTCTTCCACTCCCAGTTCCATTAAAGAAACACAATTATCGATTACGCTATacgcataatttatatttccattaatttcttttcgtatttctttaaatgacaaacttataaatttacttttgaattttaactaaaatttaactacCACAGATAGGttgcaattatatataaaatgtatatataatatatatatatagatacatacataaaaacatacaaattaaattaatttttaatattgtgtgTATTACATATTACACATTTTACTTGTATATAGTATTATGGTCGAATATGTTATGTATATTAACTGTAAGattacaatattttcaattctaCCGATAGACAGTAGAtagacaatttttatatagaaatgcgATACGTTTTCGACTATAACGTTGAGATTTACATAAAGAATACACGTGGACATCGCATGAttatatactcgtactcgtatatatgtaagtattttatgtatgtagACAGGCTGAGcgctttataaatttaaatgaggTTTTCTGACTCTATTAATGAGTCCAAAAATTGCCACTTAACTAAATACATAACTCTTGCACTAGGCTAAAAAACTAGACAAAATGATaactaattaacaattaagGTAAACATTTATTGGAAATCTTGCAatgtgtattttcttttttgcagcggagtagtttttttttttcatttttgattttgcatttagaCTGTTGTGTCGGGAGCCGGAGCAATGGGCTGCTTCGACTCGGACACATCCAAACGTGTGGCAGGTGCATCCGTTGCACCATCCTGTTGATCCGGCGCAATGTCAATGCGATGCGCCTTGCGCCAGACGACCAAATCCATAAGAAATGCAAGAAACATTATGCCAGCCGTAATGCCTGTTAGTTGGAGAGGATAAGTGATGTACAGGTCGAGATATGGCAGTGGAAACTTACCCAAAAAGTATCGTCTAAAGGTGTCCGCATCGTAGAGCGAACAGGCGCCATGTTTGCCACAAACCGACTTCCAAATGAGGCAGGCCGAGTCCACGACAGCGCCATAAATGATTGGACAAGGAACATTACCAAACAGCCCAATGGCCGACTGTATGACACCCATAGCCATGGCTTTATCTGATAAACAGAGTGATAGTTTAGCTGGTTAAGTGATCAAAAATGAGATGATTGTTTTACCTTTAGGATGTGTACAGCGCATGACGAGCAGCATGCTGCCCACCTCGGAGGTGGAATGCATAAATAcgcaaatggcaaaaatcaaaataaagtaGATAAAGTTCTTGCAGTTATTATCACAGTAACCATTGACCGCCTCAGCAGCtgtaataagaaaaaaatataaataatttaattaagccCATTTGcaatacaatatattattatagactcctcagaatcaaattgaaagtgttgttttatgctaattccGATATAAGGAGTCCATAAatagtgaaaacttaagatttaaatatttgaattttcgataTTCGAGCCCATGATCTAggggaaaataattttttttacaaaattaattatttttgaatgcagagtgaataaagaggccaaaccattatcaaaatgacattccgcatggaaatcggtctagttttgacaaatttacgACAATTCGAAGTTGGACGAACCTtggacttagcaactttacaagtcaaaatttttctctaattttccttgattttttacagaaaaatgaaacgtctcaaaatcaaatttaaagtgttattttatgcaaattacgATAAAAGGaatcaattaaaagtgaaaacttgagatttaaaattttgaattttcgaaaattcaaaggggggacccttagcttcgaacccatgatctagaggaaaataattttatttacaaaattaattaaatttgaatgcagagtgaattaagaggccaaatcattatcaaaaagacattccgcttaaaaatcggtctagttttgacaaagttatgaaagtttgaagttgattATGTAACTAAATAGCTgacttaataaattatttttatagttaagCTTCTAGACTTACCATCTGGAATGCAAGCACAGTCGGAGTAGAGTGTGCGATTGTCGCTGGTACGCAACGTGGAGCTGCTGCATCCGGCATGGCAGGCCGAGATGTACATTTTGCCATCGGTGCCACAAATTGGGGCAAAGTTCTCCTTATCACAGGTACAGTTGAGTACGGTGCTGCAGGCGGGCTCGATCATTGTCGGACTAGGATATGGGAATTGACATTAGTTACACCTGATCCTTTGCTCTGGACAGATTGGCAACTGACCTGTTGGCATTGCCAGCCTTGTAGCCCGCAAAATCATTGGTGCTGCAGCCAATGAACATGAGTATGATCATTCCGGCGGAGTAAACGAGTGCGGTGAATGCAATCCAGGCGGCGACTCCCCTGGCCGTTGGTTTGCGCTTCAATATGAATAAACCTGAGATTACAATGCCAATGCCCATGACGAGGATGCCACAAAAGGCGGCAATCATGTTCGCATCATAGGTGGCCAGGCGGAACTGTGTCTCCAGATACTTGGGCAGAAACGTGTACAATCCGGCAATGGGAAGCAGATGGAACACACACGATGCTGTGCGGAACATGAGTATATCGTTGCTCAGCTGACGACGCACCGTCTTGGGGAAGTCTAAAGAGAATCAGCAGTAAGTTAAATGTTTGACAAGTGATTGCACCGGCTGGCTTACCCTTCAGCTTGGGCTTCTCCTCCTGCTCAGGTGGCGTGGTGGCAGGCACAGCCTGCTGCTTGCCACGCAGCTGCTTGGGGAACGAGAACATGGCAATGGAGGCCAGCAACATGAGGCTGCCAATGGCCACAGGTCCCAGCCACCAGGCGCCAATCCAACGCGGATCACTGGCATCAAAACCGGGATTGGCAAAGTTCACATACCAGCGTGTACAGAAGCTGCCAACAATGAATCCCGAGGCGGGTCCCAGAATCCTCATGCCAATGGTGACAGCCATGTACATGGGCGACTGTTTGCTGCCCACATTGTCATCGATATAGGGTATGCCCAAGGTGGCCACAGCCGTCTGGCCAATGCCGGAGCTGAGCAGGCTGCCAAAGAAGATGCAGAGTACAATGACCGTGATCTTGGTGTGCGATGCCTGCTCCAACTGACGCTCCTCGGTGCACTCGCTGCCCGCCACTGTGCCATTGCCACCGAGCATACAGAGATTCGGATCGGTGGTATTGCTCCACAACGACGAGGATGACGAGGCGAATGGCGCCTGGGGCTTGAGAAAGACACTGGACTGCATCAGCTGCTCGCCAAAGATGAAGTGGGGCAGGGCGCAGGCAAAGGCCGCAATGGAGAAGAGCACCATGCCACAGGCAATCCAACGTGGTCGATGGCCACGTCCCGCAAAATACGTGAGCAACATGGCCGTGCTGATCTGACCCATCTCGCTGGCGCTGAGCAGGAAGCCCGTTGTCTTGGACTTGATCTGGAACAGCTTCTCAATTGTGGTGATCACAGACACAAAGTACGTCATGTACATGCCCTGGAGTATATATGCCAGCAGGAACACCACCATGAACACGTGCGTCGAGGCAAACCGACGTGCCCAACGCGGACGACAGCCAAACAAACCACAATTGGAGCCATCATCACCACCATTTAGATCCGAGTCAAAGTCGGATTCCTCGGATTCACTGCCTCGGGCATGTGCACCACCGGGCAGCTTGTAGCCACCGGTCAGCGGAGCCTGCTCATGGGCATATTTCTCGCGCAGATTATGGCCATTATGTCCATTATGTCCGTTGTGTCCATTGTGTCCATTGCCATTATTATTGCTGAGCAGACCGTTCTTCAGATTGTTAATATCCTCCGATGCCTTccactcgttgttgttgctcggcGCACTCTCGTACAGCACCGTTGTGGGCGTTGGGGGCGTCACCGTGACCACATCACCATTCGTGCTATTGTGCTGGGCCAATAGCGGCGTAAATGCCTGTGTCGAGTCACGTCTACCGCCTCCATTCTGATGATAGGCAtgtccatttccatttccatttccattcccattcatATGCACATTTCCATtgctgtgttgctgttgctgtgtggGCGTGCCATGTGCATGGGCGTGGCCATTGCTTGGCTTCTGTTGGCCATTTATTGCTGCgattgcagctgttgctggcgCTGGAGGCGCCTCAACATCGCTAATGCTTTTCATCATGCTgcacgttgcgtatacgtaatgtgtgCCCGCTTT
This genomic interval carries:
- the LOC117786782 gene encoding solute carrier organic anion transporter family member 74D, giving the protein MMKSISDVEAPPAPATAAIAAINGQQKPSNGHAHAHGTPTQQQQHSNGNVHMNGNGNGNGNGHAYHQNGGGRRDSTQAFTPLLAQHNSTNGDVVTVTPPTPTTVLYESAPSNNNEWKASEDINNLKNGLLSNNNGNGHNGHNGHNGHNGHNLREKYAHEQAPLTGGYKLPGGAHARGSESEESDFDSDLNGGDDGSNCGLFGCRPRWARRFASTHVFMVVFLLAYILQGMYMTYFVSVITTIEKLFQIKSKTTGFLLSASEMGQISTAMLLTYFAGRGHRPRWIACGMVLFSIAAFACALPHFIFGEQLMQSSVFLKPQAPFASSSSSLWSNTTDPNLCMLGGNGTVAGSECTEERQLEQASHTKITVIVLCIFFGSLLSSGIGQTAVATLGIPYIDDNVGSKQSPMYMAVTIGMRILGPASGFIVGSFCTRWYVNFANPGFDASDPRWIGAWWLGPVAIGSLMLLASIAMFSFPKQLRGKQQAVPATTPPEQEEKPKLKDFPKTVRRQLSNDILMFRTASCVFHLLPIAGLYTFLPKYLETQFRLATYDANMIAAFCGILVMGIGIVISGLFILKRKPTARGVAAWIAFTALVYSAGMIILMFIGCSTNDFAGYKAGNANSPTMIEPACSTVLNCTCDKENFAPICGTDGKMYISACHAGCSSSTLRTSDNRTLYSDCACIPDAAEAVNGYCDNNCKNFIYFILIFAICVFMHSTSEVGSMLLVMRCTHPKDKAMAMGVIQSAIGLFGNVPCPIIYGAVVDSACLIWKSVCGKHGACSLYDADTFRRYFLGITAGIMFLAFLMDLVVWRKAHRIDIAPDQQDGATDAPATRLDVSESKQPIAPAPDTTV
- the LOC117786851 gene encoding pyrimidodiazepine synthase; the encoded protein is MSIPLKHFKKGSRKPELPEDGVLRFYSMRFCPYSERAALVLAAKKIPHHKVYIDLSEKPDWYTDYSPLGKVPAIQLTAVTGQPALVESLVIAEYLDEQYPERKLFPTDPLQKALDKILIERLSPAVSAVYPVFFTTNPPEDALPKFEKALDIFEEEISKRGTPYFGGQQIGMVDYMLWPWFERFPALKHVLAEKYELDKQRFANLLKWRDLVAQDEAVRQTALDSGVHAKFMLTRQEGKPNYDVAFEPLSNL
- the LOC117786855 gene encoding pyrimidodiazepine synthase, whose amino-acid sequence is MSSGRHLAKGSPTPDVPEDGILRLYSMRFCPFAQRVHLVLDAKQIPYHSIYINLTEKPDWLFDKNPQGKVPALELVREPGPPVLTESLLICEYLDEQYPLRPLYPRDPLKKVQEKLLIDRFGAVLGAFFKASDGGDIDPFWNGLDDYERELSRRETPFFGGEQTGILDYMIWPWCERLELLKVQRGEDYNFDETRFPQLTLWLERMKRDLAVMAFFMEAEVQAEFLRTRTAGKPNYNLLVKDA